The nucleotide window GTTTACTCGCTGCATAGCCGGATTGATTGCCGACACCGCGAATACCACCTACAGAAGCTGTATTGACAATTGAGCCAAAGCCTTGCTTTTTCATCTCTTTTAGCACAAACTTCATACCGTAGAAAACGCCATTTAAATTAATCGAAACAACTTTATGGAATTCTTCAATACCAAAGTCTTCCGTTAAATTTTGTTTTCCTTCAATACCCGCATTATTAAAGAAGCCATCAATTTTCCCAAACTTATCAATCGTTTGTTTTACAAAATTCTCGACTTCTTGTTCCATAGCAACGTTTGCTGTAATAAGTAGTGGGTCTATATTAGGAGCAATATCTGCCACTTTTTTCTTTGTTTCCTCCAAACCTGCCTGATTTAAGTCAACAAGTGCTAGCTTTGCACCTTCCATTGCTAATTGTAATGTGGCCGCCTGACCTAAACCTGATCCAGCTCCAGTTATAAGAACAACTTTATCTTTAAAACGACTCATCTATATACCTCCAAGTTAAACATTATATAAAGCGCCATCGATTGTGTAAGGCTTTGAACTAATGTAGTTTGCTTCATCCGATAATAAAAAGGCGATTAAGTTAGCTACTTCTTCTGGCTCACCGGTGCGTTTCATTGGAACAGCATTATTATAAGCTGAATGAGCGGCTTCAGCTGGTTTACATTTACTTATTCCAAATAATCATATTTCCGAGCTTCATCTGCATATGCTTGTGAAATTTGACCGTTTAAACCTTCCTCTTTGGAGACGTGTAATTCTTCTAGTGGCGAATACATGTCTTTATTTTCATCATCACTATATAAATCATTGTAATGGTCAAAATCGCCCTCAAAGTCTGCAGGGGTATCTGAATTTCCGTACTGGGCAACAATTTGGAATGAATCTTCATCATCTTGAAGTACGTCATTCGCCTCTCGATTGGCAAATGAATTATCTACTGGTGGAAGAATAATTTCTTCTTCAACAGGGCGATCTGTTGGAATAGCTCTCGCTTCCGTATCATTAATACAAAATTCCGTATACGGTATCGCAACTAAGCGATCATAAGGAATGTCTTCATGACATTTTGTGCAAACTCCATACGTACCATTTTCCATCCGTTCGAGTGCGGAATTAACTTGTGATAATAAATCCTCGCTATGCACCTTTAATGCTAAATCCTTTTCGCGGTCATATAATTCAGTTGCTAAATCTGCAGGGTGATTGTCAAGCGTTGATAATTCATCTGTTGAATCACGTAAGCTGCTATGGGCTGTTACTTCATTTTCTCGTTCATTTTTAACATTTATTAAATCGTTTTTTTGGTGGATGAGCATCTTTTTTAAATTAGCTAGTTGTTTGTCAGTGAGCATGGTCACACTTCCTTTCGTTCGTAGTATGGGCGAAATAATGGAAATTATTTAATATCTTTGCGTAATGAATGAAGTTCTACTTTCTTCATTCATTTTCAATAAAATAAGGCACTATAACCATTGATATCGTATAGTTCCATGCGTATGTTGCAATACTAGTATGTGTTAAAGCATCAATAATCGATTATTTAATTGTTACATTACTTACAGCAACGAGATAGTAGGAGGGAATTGGATTGGCAAGTACAGAAAATGCATTGTCCATTTTTGCTTTAGGTGGCATTAATGAAATTGGTAAAAATATGTATGTTATTGAATATTCAAATGAAATTATGATTATAGACTGTGGTGCAAAATTTGCAGATAAAAGTCTGCTAGGGGTGGATTTAATTATCCCAGAGCTTACGTATTTAGAAGAAAATAAAGACAAGATTAAAGGATTAATTGTAACCCATGGACATGAGGACCATATTGGCGGTATTCCGTATATGCTTAAAAAATTAAATGTGCCAATCTATGCTTCTCGATTTACGCTTGGATTAATCGAAATAAAATTAAAGGAACATAAATTACTTCGTGAAACGGATTTAATTGAGATAAATGCAGATTCTCGTTTAGAATTTAATCAAATTGCAGTCACATTTTTTAAAACAAGTCATAGTATTCCAGACTGCCTTGGGTTAGTTTTCCACACACCTGAAGGAAAAGTTGTCCATACAGGAGATTTTAAATTCGACTTAACACCAGCGAATGATCAGTCTTCAGATATTCATAAAATGGCGGAAATCGGGACGGAAGGGGTATTAGCATTAATTTCTGAAAGTACGAATGCAGAACGGCCTGGTTCCACACCTTCTGAACAATTAGTCGGTAGTCATTTAGAAGAAGAATTTATGAGAGCAACAGGGAAAATTTTTATTTCTACATTTGCATCAAATGTCAATCGGATTCAGCAAATCATTGATGTAGCCATTAAAACGAATCGAAAACTAGTATTGCTAGGGCGAAGTATGGTCAATGTAGTTTCTGTTGCCATGAGACTCGGTTACTTAAAAATACCAAATTGGATGCTTGTAGAAGCCCGTGATTTAAATCAAATTCCACCGGAGCGTGTAGTAATTTTATGTACAGGAAGCCAAGGAGAGCCACTCGCCGCCCTTTCTAGACTGTCTACTGGTAGTAATCGAGATGTCAAAGTTGTTCAAGGCGATACAGTTATTTTTGCTGCTTCACCAATTCCTGGGAACGAAAAGGATGTATCAAAAATCGTAGATAATCTCTTCCAGCTGGGAGCGAAGGTTATTTACGGAAGCTCAAGCATAACAGGAATGCACGTATCAGGTCATGGCTATCAAGAAGATTTAAAGCTTATGCTAACTTTAATGAAGCCGAAATATTTTATTCCAATTCATGGAGAGTATCGAATGCTCCATATACATCGTTTATTAGCCGAAGCAGTTGGCGTACAAAAAGATCATACTTTTATCCTTAAAAATGGAGAAATCGTTGATATTGTGAATGGGGTAGCGCGGCAAACTCGAGACATACCTGCAGGGGATACGTATGTGGATGGCATTGGGATTGGAGAAGTAGGAGAAATTGTTTTACGCGATCGGAAGAAACTTTCTGAAGATGGCATGTTGGTAATTGTTTTAACGATTAGTAAGTATGATGGCTCAATTATTACGAATCCAGATACAATTTCCAGAGGGTTTGTTTATGCGAAAAATTCTGAAGAATTAATTCTTGATATTAATGATTTAGCGAAAACAGCTGTTAGCAATTTTAATGAGGCAAATCCATATGCTATGAAAAAAGCAATTAAAAAAGCAGTGGACCAATATGTTTTTACATTAACAATGAGAAAACCAATGATCCTACCAATAATTATTGAAATTTAAGCTATTTAATCTAAATAATACTAAATGAATTGCAACTTAAAAACTGCCTTGAAAGGTCCTTTAAAAAGACCATATTCAAGGCAGTTTTTTTGTTTAAAGCATTTTTAATAATGCATCTTCACCGATCATTCCTTTGACAATGCCACAATTTTCAGCTTCATAGGTTACGGACTCAAGGGGTGCTTTTAATAAGTCATCGATCGTGCGCACGCCGACTGCTCGACCGGCAATAATCTTCCGGTCTGCTAACTTGTGATTTAAAAGTCCGACATCCAATGCACCGCACATAATATAACCGCGTTCATTTGAAATGGTCAGCAATGTCGTTTTTGGCAAATGAACCGTTACAGCAGTAAATAAATGTCCTTGAAGTTCAATTGTTTCCGTTGAGACTATATAAATCGCCCTCCTACAATATACATATGGTAAAGGTCCGAAAGGTGTTCGTTTTAATTTAATTTCGTAAAAAATGATTGTTTAGTAGAGGGATTTCGACATAAATTTTAATTCAATATACTTCTAAAGGACTAATATGATAGTAAGTAAGTTGCTAGATAAATAATAAAAATATATAAAAAAATATAAAATTTACTAGATTTTTCTGACAATTTTACCTATTATAAACTCATATTCTTTCTCTATAAAACATATATTATTATGTTTTTCTATTTAATATTTAGAGAAACGAATAACTTTTCTATTAAAGTAATAAAGCTCATTAAAAGAGAGAGAGGGGGAGCGATAATCTATCATATTAGGAACAAAAATTCAAAGTTTCCTAAATGCTCAAAAATAGTTGTTAATCAAAAAGGAGGAGTTGGGATTTGAAGGAAAAAGGATTTCGTAAACATTTCGCAATACTGTTAACTTTCTTATTGATATTCTCGATGCTTTCGCCACTAAACGCATCAGCAAATGAAGAAGGTGGCTCATTTAAGCATTCTAATTTTGATGAAAGTACGATGCTGGCAAAAGCAGCGATAGCAGAACAACTTAGAGTCCATACAGGGGCAGCTACTTTACACAAAGATTTACAAAATATATCAGGCAGTGAAGAAATTCCAGTCATAATTCATTTATCGGAAAAGCCTGTAGCCCTTGAAAAAGGGATATCGCAATTTAGTGGACGTTCATTTAGTAGCAATGCTGAAGCAATAGTAAAGGACAACGTAAACACTCAACAAGAACAAGTAATTAGTGAGATGAATGAAGAAAATGTTTCATTCACACAAGGC belongs to Solibacillus sp. FSL R7-0682 and includes:
- a CDS encoding SDR family oxidoreductase — protein: MSRFKDKVVLITGAGSGLGQAATLQLAMEGAKLALVDLNQAGLEETKKKVADIAPNIDPLLITANVAMEQEVENFVKQTIDKFGKIDGFFNNAGIEGKQNLTEDFGIEEFHKVVSINLNGVFYGMKFVLKEMKKQGFGSIVNTASVGGIRGVGNQSGYAASKHGVVGLTRNSAVEYGQFGITIKAIAPGAIMTPMVEGSLRQIGGENWEEAGKQFVQSNPMKRFGKPEEIGYLVAFLLSDQANFINGVVIPIDGGQSYKY
- a CDS encoding SDR family oxidoreductase — protein: MSKCKPAEAAHSAYNNAVPMKRTGEPEEVANLIAFLLSDEANYISSKPYTIDGALYNV
- a CDS encoding TraR/DksA C4-type zinc finger protein, whose product is MLTDKQLANLKKMLIHQKNDLINVKNERENEVTAHSSLRDSTDELSTLDNHPADLATELYDREKDLALKVHSEDLLSQVNSALERMENGTYGVCTKCHEDIPYDRLVAIPYTEFCINDTEARAIPTDRPVEEEIILPPVDNSFANREANDVLQDDEDSFQIVAQYGNSDTPADFEGDFDHYNDLYSDDENKDMYSPLEELHVSKEEGLNGQISQAYADEARKYDYLE
- a CDS encoding ribonuclease J, yielding MASTENALSIFALGGINEIGKNMYVIEYSNEIMIIDCGAKFADKSLLGVDLIIPELTYLEENKDKIKGLIVTHGHEDHIGGIPYMLKKLNVPIYASRFTLGLIEIKLKEHKLLRETDLIEINADSRLEFNQIAVTFFKTSHSIPDCLGLVFHTPEGKVVHTGDFKFDLTPANDQSSDIHKMAEIGTEGVLALISESTNAERPGSTPSEQLVGSHLEEEFMRATGKIFISTFASNVNRIQQIIDVAIKTNRKLVLLGRSMVNVVSVAMRLGYLKIPNWMLVEARDLNQIPPERVVILCTGSQGEPLAALSRLSTGSNRDVKVVQGDTVIFAASPIPGNEKDVSKIVDNLFQLGAKVIYGSSSITGMHVSGHGYQEDLKLMLTLMKPKYFIPIHGEYRMLHIHRLLAEAVGVQKDHTFILKNGEIVDIVNGVARQTRDIPAGDTYVDGIGIGEVGEIVLRDRKKLSEDGMLVIVLTISKYDGSIITNPDTISRGFVYAKNSEELILDINDLAKTAVSNFNEANPYAMKKAIKKAVDQYVFTLTMRKPMILPIIIEI
- a CDS encoding YunC family protein, with amino-acid sequence MVSTETIELQGHLFTAVTVHLPKTTLLTISNERGYIMCGALDVGLLNHKLADRKIIAGRAVGVRTIDDLLKAPLESVTYEAENCGIVKGMIGEDALLKML